In one Sesamum indicum cultivar Zhongzhi No. 13 linkage group LG12, S_indicum_v1.0, whole genome shotgun sequence genomic region, the following are encoded:
- the LOC105175265 gene encoding cysteine proteinase inhibitor 5-like, translating to MARESGSLLFVFLAILLASALNEASNVGGWQPINPKDPQVVDIANFAVTEHNKEAGSALVFQDVVKGQKQVVAGINYQLVIAAGDGTPAGVRLYYQAIVWEQASQKSRKLLSFQQIRG from the coding sequence ATGGCACGCGAATCTGGCTCGCTTCTCTTCGTATTCCTCGCAATTTTGCTGGCTTCTGCCCTCAACGAAGCCTCCAACGTCGGCGGATGGCAGCCGATCAACCCGAAAGACCCACAGGTGGTTGACATCGCAAATTTTGCGGTGACGGAGCACAACAAGGAGGCTGGTTCGGCCCTGGTTTTTCAAGATGTGGTCAAGGGACAAAAGCAGGTGGTGGCGGGAATTAATTACCAGCTGGTTATCGCCGCCGGGGACGGCACCCCCGCCGGTGTGAGGCTGTATTATCAGGCGATTGTTTGGGAGCAGGCGTCGCAGAAATCCCGGAAACTCCTGTCCTTCCAACAAATTAGAGGTTAA
- the LOC105175264 gene encoding cysteine proteinase inhibitor 5-like, whose product MAHKSLSLLCVFLAILLASALNEASPALKRGKIVGGWQPIENPKDPEVVAIANFAVTEHNKEAKTTFAFESVVKGETQVVAGTNYRLDIAVKDGSAADSKQYRALVWDKPWQKFRKLLSFEEIKG is encoded by the coding sequence atggCGCATAAATCTCTCTCGCTTCTCTGCGTATTCCTCGCGATTTTGCTGGCTTCTGCCCTCAACGAAGCCTCCCCCGCCTTGAAAAGGGGAAAGATCGTCGGCGGATGGCAGCCGATCGAAAACCCGAAAGACCCAGAGGTTGTTGCGATCGCAAATTTTGCGGTGACGGAGCACAACAAGGAGGCTAAAACGACCTTTGCTTTTGAATCAGTGGTAAAGGGAGAAACGCAAGTGGTTGCCGGCACGAATTACCGGCTGGATATCGCCGTCAAGGACGGCAGCGCCGCCGATTCGAAGCAATACCGGGCGCTTGTTTGGGACAAGCCATGGCAGAAATTCCGCAAGCTCTTGTCCTTCGAAGAAATTAAAGGTTAA
- the LOC105175407 gene encoding cysteine proteinase inhibitor 1-like, whose product MAHATGTLVFVLLLVAGSIASATSEGQKLFRLGGWRPISNPRDHKVLEIAEFAVREHNKLAKTNLKLQSVISGAIQVVGGRIYRLVVSAVDATSPANYLALVYEKPWQHLNILIRFQKVATK is encoded by the coding sequence ATGGCTCACGCAACTGGCACTCTGGTTTTCGTCCTCCTATTGGTGGCTGGTTCTATAGCCTCAGCCACCTCCGAGGGGCAGAAATTGTTTCGTCTCGGCGGGTGGCGCCCAATCTCCAATCCACGAGACCACAAAGTGCTAGAAATCGCTGAGTTCGCGGTGAGGGAACATAATAAATTGGCCAAGACCAACTTGAAATTGCAAAGCGTGATCAGTGGAGCTATTCAGGTTGTCGGGGGCCGAATTTACAGGCTTGTTGTGTCGGCCGTGGATGCCACTTCTCCAGCCAACTATCTCGCTCTCGTTTATGAGAAGCCTTGGCAACATCTCAACATCCTTATTAGGTTTCAAAAAGTTGCAACTAAATAG